The Narcine bancroftii isolate sNarBan1 chromosome 11, sNarBan1.hap1, whole genome shotgun sequence genome has a window encoding:
- the LOC138745760 gene encoding protein NYNRIN-like translates to MMDPVSRGWPTCIQGVAAAALLVEEVRKHTFGGKMTVYTSHSVSVLLTQTAHRWLTDSRILKYETILMVGEDLQFAKINSCNPAQFLYGSETEREVEHDCVELTDLQTKTREDLCDTPLGEGYEFYIDGSARCVDGMRRSGYAIIEGNTWKVVGSTRLPGSWSAQSCELYALQRALRILEKKIGTIYTDSKYAYGVVHTFGKIWKERGLITSRGKELAHEQMITLTLEALTLPQEIAVVYIPSHQRGDTPTAIGNRLANEEAKRAAMQQEVRLLTLIPIRQGIKKAPIFTAKEEKDMAQLGASQLPDGTWKTPDGRMVLNKEITRNILKHLHHQSHWGTQALCDTVLREYVCKGIYTLAQQEVQNCHLCTKINKKVMRTGTMGGQPLAIRPFQRIQIDFTELPQVQRWKYLLVIIDHFTRWVEAFPTINATASTIARLLLEQIIPRYGIMDSIDSDRGPHFSSKIQQLICNALQVSWKLHTPWHPQSSGRVERMNGTLKMQLTKLMVETKMPWIKCLPLALLRIRTAPRKDVGLSPYEMMFGLPFWSTVEGCPTLGEGDIFVRNYLQALSRSLTDLRKRGLLAQTPPLDFSLHKVEPGDWILIKTWKTEKFQPQWEGPYQVLLTTEAAARTREKGWTHASRFKGPVEAPQDPDTNSDWTCVPGEKPLTLRFRRKT, encoded by the coding sequence atgatggacccagtgtctcgcggatggccgacgtgtatccagggagtagcggctgctgctctgttggtagaggaagtacGTAAAcatacttttggaggaaagatgactgtgtacacctcccattctgtgagtgttttattaacacaaactgcccatcgatggctgactgattctcgcatattaaagtatgaaaccattttaatggtcggagaagatctacagtttgcaaagattaatagctgcaacccagctcagtttttatacggcagtgaaacagagagagaggtggagcacgactgtgtcgagttgacagatcttcagaccaagacccgagaagacctttgcgatactccgctgggagaaggatatgaattctacattgacggctccgctagatgtgttgacggaatgagaagaagtgggtatgctataatagaaggaaatacttggaaagtagtaggatccacgagactacctggaagctggtcagcacaatcctgtgaactatatgccttgcagagagccctcagaatactggaaaagaaaattggaacgatttacactgattccaaatacgcatacggggtagtgcatacctttggtaagatctggaaggagcgtggtctaattacatcaagaggaaaggaattggcacacgaacagatgattactctgactttagaagccttgacattaccccaggaaatagcagtggtctacataccaagccatcaaaggggagataccccgacagcaattggaaacagactggctaatgaagaagccaaaagggcagccatgcaacaagaagtccgtttgctgaccttaatcccaataagacaaggcataaagaaggctcccattttcactgctaaggaagaaaaggacatggctcagctgggcgcaagccagctgcctgatggaacatggaagacaccagatggaagaatggttctaaataaagaaataactcgcaatattttaaaacacctgcatcatcagagccactggggcacccaagccttatgtgacacagtgcttcgagaatatgtgtgtaagggaatctacaccttggcccaacaggaggtgcagaattgtcacctatgcacaaaaattaataagaaggtaatgaggacagggaccatgggaggtcaaccattagccatacgcccttttcaacgtatccagatcgacttcacagagttacctcaagtccaaagatggaagtatctgttggtgataatagatcactttacccgatgggtggaagccttcccaacaataaatgctacagcctctacaatagctcgcctcctcctagaacagataatccccagatatggtataatggattctatagactcagacaggggtccacatttttcttcaaaaatccagcaattgatttgtaatgcattacaggtctcttggaaattgcataccccttggcatccacaaagctcagggagggttgaacgtatgaatggaaccctaaaaatgcaattgacaaaattaatggtggaaactaaaatgccttggataaagtgtctgcccctggctttattgagaattcgtactgccccacgaaaagatgtaggattgtccccttatgaaatgatgtttgggcttcccttctggagtacagttgaggggtgtcccaccttgggggaaggggatatatttgttaggaactatttacaggcactgtcacgctctcttacagatttacgaaagagaggactattggcacaaacaccgcctctagacttttctttacacaaagtggaaccaggagattggatcctcatcaagacctggaaaactgaaaaattccagccccagtgggaaggtccataccaagttctcttaactacagaggctgcagcacgaacaagagagaaggggtggacgcacgcatccagatttaagggacctgtagaggcgcctcaggaccctgatacgaactcagattggacttgtgttcctggagaaaaacctcttaccttgcgatttcgcagaaagacttga